The genome window TATTATTGTTAAGTTCTAAACCGAGTTAGAGAGTCGTCAACTGCTGGTTCAAGTCCATACTCGGGTCGGCCGGTAAAGCTAAACGGAACTGTGCTCCTCCAGCAGGGTGGTTACTCACTGACAGTTCACCTCCCATACTGGCGATAATACGATGTGAAATCGACAAGCCTAACCCCAGACCACTTCCTGCTTTCTTGGTTGTGAAGAATGGCTCAAAAACACGCTCTAGATCCGCTTCTGGGATTCCTGGGCCCGCATCATGGACATACAATACATGGCAATGCTCTTCGTAGTCTAAACGGATATCAATGCGACGCTCTGCTTGCTGATCCATCGCTTGAATGGCATTGCCTATTAAGTTAACAAGCACTTGCTCAATTCGCACAATATCACCAAGCACATAGTAACGATCTAAGCCTTCGGGCCAACTGATCACCACGTCTTCACGCCCTAATCGACCGTACATAATCGCCATGGCGCCATCGCGAACCGATTGCAAACATACCGATTCTTGCTGACCGCTCGACTTACGCGAGAACTCTTTAAGCGGGTGGATAATTTTTGCCATGCGCTCAGTTAACTGGCTAATCTCCTGCAAGTTACGCTCAACATTATCAATACGAGACAAGCGCAAAAACTGCTGAGCATTGTCCGCGTAGGCTCTAATGGCCGTCAACGGCTGATTTAATTCATGATTGATACCCGCCGACATTTGCCCTAACACGGCTAGCTTCGCGGTTTGTATAAGCTCGTTTTGTGTCTCTTTGTGTTGTTGCATCTCATCTCGCAGCTTTTGGTTCGCTTTGGTGAGGTCTAATGTTCGATCTCGCACGCGATTCTCAAGCTCAGCTTGTGCCTGCTGTAAGGCCTCTTCGTACTGTTTACGCTCAGTGATGTCATGCATGGTAATCAGAAAACGGGAGCCTGCTTCTCCGGGCATTTGGCCAATGCTCAGCTCTACCGGGAAAAAGCTTCCATTCTGCCGACGGCCTGAGGCTTCGATATTCAGATCATTACCAAACACATTGGCGTTGTTGGTTATGTGCTGCCAGCAGACAGGTCTGTCGGCATGCGCCAACAGTAAGCTGAAAAAGCGGTTTTTAAGCTGATCTTCGCGATACCCAAACAAGCGCTCTGCGGTGTGGTTAAACGTTTCTATTCGTCCTTGGCTATCAAGGGTAATCAATCCGGCTTGTGTGTTATCTATAATGGCACGGATACGGGATTCATTTTTCTCTAAGGTCTTAAGTTCGCGGCTTCTAAACTGCGAGCGCTCTTTCATGATACGGCGCCGAATCGTCAACACCAGCACAAGGAGAACAATGGCAATATAGATAAATGCAGCAAAAATCATCGCATTAAATGCTTGCCGTTTTACCGGTTTTAAACTGGCTAAAATAGCAACTTTAAAACCCGCTTCTGGTACCTGCGTGTTCTGCAGTAAATACTCACCCGCTCTGGCTCCATCCAACGCACTGTTTCGTATTTCTGGCCCATCTACTAAGGTAATGAGCTGGCTCCCATCCGCACGCTGTTCTCGCTTAATCACATCCAATGAGGTTAACTGATGATTGCCATAACGTAGGCTATTAATAATGCGCTTTACATCCGCCTGAGATAACGGCCGCAGTGTGTGGAATTTCCACTCGGGCTGCGTGGAAATAAAAATAACGCCATCCTCGTCCGTTACCAACAAGTCTGTATCGGGATCGCTCCAATCCTCTTCAATCTCGTTTAAGTCAATTTTAACCACGACCGCACCGTAAATAGTGCCACGGTGCTTAACAGGGTAAGCAAAGAAGTATCCCCGCTTATTAGAGGTTGTTCCTAACGCAAAATATCGACCAGGCTGGCCTTTTACAGCGTCTTGAAAATACGGTCTAAAACTGAAGTTACGATCAACAAATGAACTACTTTTAGTCCAGTTACTCGCCGCTATTGTTACCCCTTCGCTGTTCATCAAATATGTATCGGATGCGCCTATCACGCTATTTACTTGCTCTAAATACAAATTAGCGCGCATGCGCGAATCGCTGCTTTTATCGTATAAGAGCGTATTAATCAGCTCCGAATGGGTAGACAATAAACGAGGTAAGTCTTTATACCGGTCAAGCGTTTGCTGCAGACTCAAAGCATAGCGATTCATATCCGCTTGCGTACGCTGCTGCAATTCGTCAATGCCGTTACGCTGACTCAACATGGATACTTGGATTAGCAACAACACGAAGCCCACCGACAAACCGATGATAATGGCTGTACGTGATAAATTAAGATATTTAGTCAGAACACGTGTCCTATTACTAATTACATGAAGCTGACATGATCAGCTGCTATGATTTTATATGAAATGTATCCACTCTACACAAGAGCGTGATACCGACTTCAGTCAAACGAGAGCCGCCATGTTAAAAAGAACCAAAATTGTTGCCACTTTAGGGCCTGCCACTGACAAACCGGGCATTTTAGAAGCCTTAATCCGCGAAGGCGTAAACGTTGTTCGTCTTAATTTTTCTCATGGCGTTCCTGATGATCACCGCCAGCGCGCAGAAGCCGTTCGCGATATTGCTCGCCGTTTGGGTAAAGTCGTTGCTATTTTAGGTGACTTACAAGGCCCTAAAATTCGTATTGCCAAATTCAAAGACGGAAAAATACATCTAAACGTTGGCGACCATTTCGTACTAGATGGTGAACTAGATGCCCTTGCAGGCGACCAGCACCAAGTAGGCTTGGATTATAAAGATTTACCCAAAGACTGCGAACCCGGCGATATTTTGCTGCTAGACGATGGCCGTATGCAACTGAAAGTATTGGCCGTCAATGGCTCGCGTGTAGAGACCGAAGCCATTTTGGCTGGTGATTTATCCAACAACAAGGGTATTAACAAGCAAGGCGGCGGCCTTTCAGCGGCGGCCCTCACCGACAAAGATAAGCGCGATATTATCACGGCCGCCGAGATCGGCATGGACTATGTGGCCGTTTCCTTCCCACGCTCAGCCGCCGATTTAGACGAGGCTCGCTCACTACTGAAACAAGCAGGCAGCAATGCTGAAATCATCGCGAAGATAGAGCGTGCTGAAACGGTCGCCACCGATGAGGCATTAGATTCACTGATTCTCGCCAGTGATGGAGTCATGGTCGCTCGTGGCGACTTAGGCGTAGAAATTGGTGACGCTCAACTCATTGGCGTACAGAAAAAAATCATCACTCGTGCTCGCGAGCTTAGCCGGTCTGTGATTACGGCAACGCAGATGATGGAAACCATGATCAAAAGCGCGATGCCTACCCGAGCTGAAGTATTCGATGTAGCCAATGCTATTTTGGACGGCACAGACGCCGTTATGCTATCCGCCGAAACGGCCGCTGGCGATTTTCCGGTTGAGGTCGTTAAGGCCATGACTAAGATCTGCCAAGGCGCCGAAGAGCATCAGTCAGCTAAGCCAACGGTCACGAGCATCACCAAACGAGGTGACCGTATCGATGAGACTATCGCCCGTTCGGCCATGTACACAGCCAATCACCTAGTGGGCGTCAAGGCGATTATTTGCCTAACAGAGTCAGGTTCTACACCGCGCTGGATGTCTCGTATACGCTCGGGTCTACCTATTTACGCCTTAACACGCAATGAAGTCACCATGCGCCGTATGGCCTTGTATCGCGGCGTAGAAGCCATGCACTTTGATGCCACTCAAGTTGCTAGCGAGAAACTAAACGATGAAGTATTGTCAGGCTTAAAAGCCAAAGGTGTCCTTAACTCGGGCGATCTAATTATACTCACACGTGGTGCTAACATTGGGGAAAACGGCGGCACTAACTCGATGCAAGTATTGCAGGTACCGTAATTTCGCATAACGAACTCAAGCCCCTGTTCTGCCGTCAGATCAGGGGCTTTACACAGGTGCGCTCTACTTTTCCCCTTTTCCCCTTCCCTCTTGTCATCGCGAACGGCCGTCAACAGGTAGCAAGCTTTCTTTATTAACACTGAGAGACTAGTTCCCGATCCGCAAACCTGCTGTTATTCTCTCGCTTGTGTTTTTTATTGTTAGGGATACCGCTCCAATGACTCTTGCCAGCCAGATTGCCAAGGAACTCAATGTCCGTCCACAGCAGGTTGAAGCAACCATAGCTTTACTGGACGAAGGTTCGACTGTTCCCTTTATTGCTCGCTACCGTAAAGAAGTGACCGGCGCTCTGGATGATAGCCAGCTACGCTTACTGGCTCAGCGCGTAGAATATTTGCGTGACTTGCAAAGCCGTAAGCAAACCATCCTGCAAAGCATCCAAGAACAAGGCAAGCTCACCCCTCAACTAAAAGCCGATATTGAATCGGCCGACACTAAGGTGCGTTTAGAAGATCTCTACCTACCGTTTAAACAAAAAAGACGTACCAAAGCACAAATCGCCCGCGAAGCTGGATTAGCGCCGCTAGCCACAAGGTTACTACAGCAATCAGGCGAGGCTCCGTTAACGCTAGCCAAGGCGTACATAAATCCCGATCACGCCATCAACCACCCACAGGACGCACTCGACGGTGCCCAGCAGATCCTCATTGAGCAGTTTGCTGAAGAGGCTAACTTGATAGAAACGCTACGTCAGTGGTTTTGGCAAAACGGTCAGCTGCATGCCAGCGTCATGCGTGGGAAAGCAAGCGACGATAGTAAGTTCAGAGACTACTATGACCACACCGAAGCGGTAAGCCGAATGCCCTCTCATCGCGCGCTGGCCGTGTTTCGTGGACAAAAAGGCAGCGAGCTAAAAATAAGCATCCTACCGCCTGAACAAGAGCAATCAACACCGGTAGAAACCATCAAGCGCTTTTTCTCGCTACCCAATGGGCACTCAGCACAAGATCAATGGCTGGCATCCACTGCCGAGCTTACTTGGTCACAGAAGTTACATAAACAGTTAGAGACCGATGCCCTACGCCGCCTTCGGGAAACAGCAGAAGCAGAAGCGATTCGTGTATTTGGTCTAAACCTCAAAGACTTGCTACTAGCGGCTCCTGCTGGACAAAAAATTACGCTAGGTTTAGACCCAGGCCTGCGAACCGGAGTTAAGGCCACCGTTGTTGATCAAACAGGTAAGCTATTAGCCTACACAACAGTCTTTGCGCATGCTCCACGCAACCAGTGGGACGAGTCGATCCATTCATTAGCGACTCTCATTAAACAACACGCTGTTGACCTCATCAGTATTGGTAATGGCACCGCCTCGCGTGAAACCGAACAACTCGTAAAGGCAATTAATAAGCACTACCCAGAACTTACCTTCACATCGATTGTTGTCAGTGAAGCGGGCGCTTCTGTGTATTCGGCATCCGAGCTGGCAGCTAAAGAGTTTCCAGAGTTAGATGTCACGTATCGCGGCGCCGTTTCAATTGCGCGTCGCTTGCAAGATCCGCTCGCCGAACTTGTTAAGATCGACCCTAAAGCTATTGGTGTCGGCCAATACCAGCACGACGTGGATCAAAAAGCCTTAGCGGGCGCGCTCGATAGTATTGTCGAAGATTGTGTTAACCATGTTGGCGTCGACCTCAACACAGCTTCATGCGAGTTACTGGTCCAAGTTGCAGGCCTTAACCGCACGACAGCACAAAACATTATCGATTACCGTGATGCTAACGGAGCCTTCAGCGACCGTAAAAAACTGCTTAAAGTACCGCGTTTAGGTGCAAAAGCGTTTGAGCAATGTGCAGGCTTTTTGCGCATTCGCAATGGCAAACAAGCACTAGATAATTCAGCAGTACACCCCGAGGCATATGATTTAGTGGATCAGATGGCACACTCTGTTAATACGACAAGCGATCAACTAATTGGCAACACGGCTTTGCTTTCTCAAATCGATCGCCAGCGTTTTATTAGTGACCAGTTCGGTGAGTACACTGTCCGCGATGTTCTATCAGAACTCGAAAAGCCAGGACGAGACCCTCGACCAGAATTTAAGACAGCCACGTTTGCCGACGGGGTAGAAAAGATCGCGGATTTAGAACCGGGTATGCAACTAGAAGGAGTGGTCACCAATGTGACAAACTTTGGGGCATTTGTCGACATTGGTGTCCATCAAGACGGCTTGGTACATATTTCGGCACTATCTGATCAGTTTGTGAAAGACCCTCACACCTTGGTCAAAACAGGTGATATTGTCAGCGTGCGAGTGATTGATGTCGACGAGGCACGTAAACGCATCGCTTTATCAATGAAGTCAAATGCAGACTCCACGTCCCACAATCGCAAAGCGGCTCCCAAAACATCTACCCAAAGTGAGCGTACGTACAAGAAAGCGCCAGCAAGCAAAAACGCTAGTCAACAACGCAGCCAGCACTTAGGGACAGGCCTTGCAGATAGCCTCAAAGCGGCTGGCTTTAAGATTAAATAGTTATAAAATTAGCGCTTTCAGATTGAATACTAGAACGCATCGTTGCAATGCCGTTTTAATAAATAGGTGGGCTATAATAGCGCCACACAATATAGCCTCTCGTTGAAGGACTTCATTTTGACATCCGTTTTAGAACAACAACTTGATCAACTGACCAGCCAAGGCACTGCACAGTATTTGAAAGGCATCCTTCATGGTATCGAAAAAGAGGGGCTTAGGGTTGATCACCAAGGGTTTCTTAGTCAGTCCTCTCACCCTGCTTCATTGGGGGCCGCTCTGACTAATCCTTATATTACTACCGACTATTCAGAAGCCCTGCTTGAATTTATTACACCGGTACTAGCTGAGCCAGATGCCGCTATTGAGTTTTTAGACGACCTGCATACCTACAGCTACCAAGGCTTAGGGGATGAATTAATCTGGGCTGGCAGCATGCCGTGTACTATTCCTAAGGCCGAAGACATTCCCATCGCTGAGTTTGGGTCCTCGAACGTCGGCCAAATGAAGCACATTTACCGGGTAGGACTGGAGCATCGCTATGGCAAAATGATGCAAACGATCGCAGGCATCCACTATAACTTTTCGCTACCTGATGACTTCTGGCAAGCCTATCAAGCTCAGGAAGGCAACACCGATAGTTTACAAGCCTTTCGATCAGCCTCTTACTTTAAGTTGATCCGTAACTTTCGACGTTACTCATGGCTTTTACTGTATTTGTTTGGAGCCTCCCCTGCATTAAGCAGTAGCTTCCTTACAGGCAGAACTCACGAGCTGCAGCAGCACAAGGAGCAGACTCTTTACTTACCGTACGCAACGTCGCTACGCATGAGTGATCTAGGCTACTCAAACAAAGCGCAATCGTCGCTTAACATCTGCTTCAACCACTTGCACACTTACACCCGCTCCTTGCACAGCGCCATACACACCCCCTATTCAGCTTATGAAAAAATTGGGGTCAAAGTGGATGGTAACTACCGCCAATTAAACAGCAATATTCTACAAATCGAAAACGAGTATTACAGCGATATTCGCCCCAAACGCGTTACCCGCTCGGGCGAAAAGCCTCTGCATGCGCTCCAAGAGCGTGGCGTAGAATATGTTGAAGTGCGAAACACTGACATCAACCCATTATTACCGTCAGGGATTGATAGTTCGCAGGCACATTTTTTAGATGCGTTCCTCATCACTTGTCTTTTGATGAGCGATAAAGAAATTAGCGTGCTCGAATGTGACATGCTCAGTACAAACCTGCAACGGGTGGTCACTCGTGGGCGCGAGCCAGGACTCAGCCTAGAGACCCCCGAAGGCGAAATCGACCTGAAAGCCGCCGGCATAGACGCGCTTGAACAGATCGCTCTTACTGCAACTATGCTGGATCAGATTCATCAAACTAGCGCATATAGCAGTGCTGTCGTGGCTCAAAAGGTAAAAATGGTCGACGCCTCTAAAACGCCATCAGCCATGGTACTTGCCGACCTATTCGCCAGTGATACCGAACACAGTGAATGGCTAGTACAAAAGAGTATCGAGCATAAAAATAACTTCTTACAGCGGAAAATATCACCCACTCGAGTAGCGGAGTTCGACGCATCTGTCGCAGACTCTTTACTTAAACAAGCCGATATAGAAGCAAATGATACACTGGAGTTCGATCAGTACTTAGCCCAGTATATGGAAAGCTAAATACCAAAGGTCGCAAGTTTCTATCAACTACTGAAGCTTGCGACCTAAATTCTGTATTAATTTTTTATAACAATAACTTACTGAACCACAAAACTCGTGAAGAACAAGTCAGAAATCATCGCCTCGCCCTCTTCTTCTACAATTAAATCCTGAACTACTTTTAAGCTCTTTTTCGC of Neptunomonas phycophila contains these proteins:
- a CDS encoding ATP-binding protein; translation: MLLLIQVSMLSQRNGIDELQQRTQADMNRYALSLQQTLDRYKDLPRLLSTHSELINTLLYDKSSDSRMRANLYLEQVNSVIGASDTYLMNSEGVTIAASNWTKSSSFVDRNFSFRPYFQDAVKGQPGRYFALGTTSNKRGYFFAYPVKHRGTIYGAVVVKIDLNEIEEDWSDPDTDLLVTDEDGVIFISTQPEWKFHTLRPLSQADVKRIINSLRYGNHQLTSLDVIKREQRADGSQLITLVDGPEIRNSALDGARAGEYLLQNTQVPEAGFKVAILASLKPVKRQAFNAMIFAAFIYIAIVLLVLVLTIRRRIMKERSQFRSRELKTLEKNESRIRAIIDNTQAGLITLDSQGRIETFNHTAERLFGYREDQLKNRFFSLLLAHADRPVCWQHITNNANVFGNDLNIEASGRRQNGSFFPVELSIGQMPGEAGSRFLITMHDITERKQYEEALQQAQAELENRVRDRTLDLTKANQKLRDEMQQHKETQNELIQTAKLAVLGQMSAGINHELNQPLTAIRAYADNAQQFLRLSRIDNVERNLQEISQLTERMAKIIHPLKEFSRKSSGQQESVCLQSVRDGAMAIMYGRLGREDVVISWPEGLDRYYVLGDIVRIEQVLVNLIGNAIQAMDQQAERRIDIRLDYEEHCHVLYVHDAGPGIPEADLERVFEPFFTTKKAGSGLGLGLSISHRIIASMGGELSVSNHPAGGAQFRLALPADPSMDLNQQLTTL
- the pyk gene encoding pyruvate kinase → MLKRTKIVATLGPATDKPGILEALIREGVNVVRLNFSHGVPDDHRQRAEAVRDIARRLGKVVAILGDLQGPKIRIAKFKDGKIHLNVGDHFVLDGELDALAGDQHQVGLDYKDLPKDCEPGDILLLDDGRMQLKVLAVNGSRVETEAILAGDLSNNKGINKQGGGLSAAALTDKDKRDIITAAEIGMDYVAVSFPRSAADLDEARSLLKQAGSNAEIIAKIERAETVATDEALDSLILASDGVMVARGDLGVEIGDAQLIGVQKKIITRARELSRSVITATQMMETMIKSAMPTRAEVFDVANAILDGTDAVMLSAETAAGDFPVEVVKAMTKICQGAEEHQSAKPTVTSITKRGDRIDETIARSAMYTANHLVGVKAIICLTESGSTPRWMSRIRSGLPIYALTRNEVTMRRMALYRGVEAMHFDATQVASEKLNDEVLSGLKAKGVLNSGDLIILTRGANIGENGGTNSMQVLQVP
- a CDS encoding Tex family protein, whose product is MTLASQIAKELNVRPQQVEATIALLDEGSTVPFIARYRKEVTGALDDSQLRLLAQRVEYLRDLQSRKQTILQSIQEQGKLTPQLKADIESADTKVRLEDLYLPFKQKRRTKAQIAREAGLAPLATRLLQQSGEAPLTLAKAYINPDHAINHPQDALDGAQQILIEQFAEEANLIETLRQWFWQNGQLHASVMRGKASDDSKFRDYYDHTEAVSRMPSHRALAVFRGQKGSELKISILPPEQEQSTPVETIKRFFSLPNGHSAQDQWLASTAELTWSQKLHKQLETDALRRLRETAEAEAIRVFGLNLKDLLLAAPAGQKITLGLDPGLRTGVKATVVDQTGKLLAYTTVFAHAPRNQWDESIHSLATLIKQHAVDLISIGNGTASRETEQLVKAINKHYPELTFTSIVVSEAGASVYSASELAAKEFPELDVTYRGAVSIARRLQDPLAELVKIDPKAIGVGQYQHDVDQKALAGALDSIVEDCVNHVGVDLNTASCELLVQVAGLNRTTAQNIIDYRDANGAFSDRKKLLKVPRLGAKAFEQCAGFLRIRNGKQALDNSAVHPEAYDLVDQMAHSVNTTSDQLIGNTALLSQIDRQRFISDQFGEYTVRDVLSELEKPGRDPRPEFKTATFADGVEKIADLEPGMQLEGVVTNVTNFGAFVDIGVHQDGLVHISALSDQFVKDPHTLVKTGDIVSVRVIDVDEARKRIALSMKSNADSTSHNRKAAPKTSTQSERTYKKAPASKNASQQRSQHLGTGLADSLKAAGFKIK
- the gshA gene encoding glutamate--cysteine ligase yields the protein MTSVLEQQLDQLTSQGTAQYLKGILHGIEKEGLRVDHQGFLSQSSHPASLGAALTNPYITTDYSEALLEFITPVLAEPDAAIEFLDDLHTYSYQGLGDELIWAGSMPCTIPKAEDIPIAEFGSSNVGQMKHIYRVGLEHRYGKMMQTIAGIHYNFSLPDDFWQAYQAQEGNTDSLQAFRSASYFKLIRNFRRYSWLLLYLFGASPALSSSFLTGRTHELQQHKEQTLYLPYATSLRMSDLGYSNKAQSSLNICFNHLHTYTRSLHSAIHTPYSAYEKIGVKVDGNYRQLNSNILQIENEYYSDIRPKRVTRSGEKPLHALQERGVEYVEVRNTDINPLLPSGIDSSQAHFLDAFLITCLLMSDKEISVLECDMLSTNLQRVVTRGREPGLSLETPEGEIDLKAAGIDALEQIALTATMLDQIHQTSAYSSAVVAQKVKMVDASKTPSAMVLADLFASDTEHSEWLVQKSIEHKNNFLQRKISPTRVAEFDASVADSLLKQADIEANDTLEFDQYLAQYMES